The following coding sequences are from one Musa acuminata AAA Group cultivar baxijiao chromosome BXJ1-6, Cavendish_Baxijiao_AAA, whole genome shotgun sequence window:
- the LOC135676847 gene encoding U-box domain-containing protein 26-like isoform X2: MSIPYLFRCPISLDLFTDPVTLSTGQTYDRPSIEKWLADGNLTCPVTMQRLTDTTLIPNHTLRHLIHRWLLADPGVNCRHRPVQSAGHIDAGFSLLALKQKLQSSNTSRADKLDCLEKLLFQYSVVVDSAVAEATLDCVLSLLASAQLDSLDMLKEHARLTSLELLLDQGNTKTKTSLCHLLKVIAASSATRELCLVVGESRRVLQALVSLLHDKSSIRASEAAVRAISGMCSLEPNRSHAIRGGVVDGLVSHLSSPNPRTAAPALATLELLLTLEAGKKALVEHSDAIKVLVKMVFRMSTADHEGSEHALGSLLAVCCESEKARSEAMDAGVMTQLLLLLQSQCSSMAKAKARDLLKLMRSLWTEETRRL; this comes from the exons ATGAGCATTCCTTACTTGTTCAGATGCCCGATAAGCCTCGATCTCTTCACTGATCCAGTCACTCTGAGCACAGGTCAAACCTATGACCGGCCGAGCATCGAGAAATGGCTTGCCGATGGCAATTTGACGTGCCCGGTAACAATGCAGAGGCTCACCGACACGACGTTAATCCCCAACCACACCCTTCGCCACCTTATCCACCGGTGGCTCCTCGCCGACCCGGGCGTGAATTGCCGGCACAGGCCCGTGCAGTCTGCCGGCCACATCGACGCTGGCTTCTCGCTCCTCGCACTCAAACAGAAACTTCAGTCGTCGAACACCTCCCGCGCCGACAAGCTTGACTGCCTCGAGAAG ctgctgttCCAATACTCGGTGGTGGTCGATTCGGCAGTCGCCGAGGCGACGCTCGACTGCGTCCTGAGCTTGTTAGCCTCCGCCCAACTGGATTCTCTCGACATGCTCAAGGAGCACGCCAGGCTGACCTCGTTGGAGCTCCTGTTAGACCAAGGCAACACGAAGACGAAGACGAGCTTATGCCATCTCTTGAAAGTCATAGCTGCTTCTTCAGCAACTCGAGAGCTGTGCCTCGTCGTAGGAGAGTCGCGGCGGGTCTTGCAAGCGCTCGTCTCTCTTCTACATGATAAGTCCAGCATCCGAGCATCGGAGGCAGCAGTTCGAGCGATCTCAGGTATGTGCTCGTTAGAACCCAATCGAAGCCATGCGATCAGAGGAGGTGTGGTGGACGGCCTCGTCTCGCACCTGTCGAGTCCGAACCCAAGAACTGCTGCGCCTGCGCTGGCGACGCTGGAGCTGCTGCTGACACTGGAGGCCGGCAAGAAGGCTCTCGTCGAACATTCCGACGCGATCAAGGTCCTGGTGAAGATGGTGTTCAGGATGTCGACGGCCGATCACGAGGGGAGCGAGCACGCTCTGGGTTCGCTGCTCGCGGTGTGCTGCGAGTCGGAGAAGGCGCGGTCGGAGGCGATGGACGCCGGGGTGATgacgcagctgctgctgctgctccagaGCCAGTGCAGCTCCATGGCCAAGGCCAAAGCCAGGGACTTGCTCAAATTAATGAGGTCTCTGTGGACTgaagaaaccaggaggttgtaa
- the LOC135676848 gene encoding uncharacterized protein LOC135676848: MMAQYRPSGTERLAVRVHNDPVDRIPQRPARIRRLGKAHRRPSAAVLAVALAVVLLVTFATSGRLSSSRKDVRRDLAKDGDENDELEFHPRVNRSAHSTELKFGRGSGKIGRDSRYWDGDDRRRDNDFNKEGLSKDQHGVEKKGFSESGTSGKEQVSMKDRLDKVEEKGGGKTEDKLSNEGGRAELYSHEEKNEVSVEDDEELKQDTEVKEDDLDDEYNDATDMQDTHNEIDNADRIRELGEGDGGEVKKDASLGMREKDSGKTQGGAGGSLNSKKGQARVGGETMRHSSSEKKSGSKRKPKHHKFSSSSCEIKFLNSTAQIVEPLHGKKIASFSLQYTHIENRPNGLENWEPRFAGHQTLEEREMSFIAQDQTINCGFVRGPTGSPSTGFDITEDDVKFMSSCHVAVSSCIFGNSDRLRTPFSKTITPLSRKNVCFVMFMDEITLKTLLSEGQKMENGVIGLWKIVVVKNLPYTDMRRVGKIPKLLTHRLFPSARYSIWLDSKLRLQSDPYLILEYFLWRRGYEYAISNHYDRHCVWEEVLQNKKLNKYNHTVIDQQFEFYQSDGLKRFDPSDPNKLLPSYVPEGSFIVRAHTPMSNLFSCIWFNEVDRFTPRDQLSFAYTYLKLRRTNPAKPFHLNMFKDCERRSMAKLFHHRAEEKRKNPT; encoded by the exons ATGATGGCTCAGTATCGGCCATCGGGCACGGAGAGGCTCGCCGTTCGTGTCCACAACGACCCCGTCGACCGGATCCCCCAACGCCCCGCCCGGATCCGCCGCCTGGGCAAGGCCCACCGACGCCCCTCTGCCGCTGTCCTCGCCGTGGCCCTCGCAGTCGTCCTCCTCGTCACCTTTGCCACCTCCGGTCGACTCTCCTCCTCTCGCAAGG ATGTTCGAAGAGATTTGGCCAAGGATGGCGACGAGAATGACGAATTGGAGTTCCATCCGCGGGTGAATCGGTCGGCGCACTCGACGGAGCTCAAGTTCGGGCGCGGCTCGGGCAAGATCGGCCGCGATTCGAGGTACTGGGATGGGGATGATAGGAGGAGGGACAACGATTTCAACAAGGAGGGTTTGTCGAAGGACCAACACGGCGTGGAAAAAAAAGGGTTCTCGGAGAGTGGAACGAGCGGAAAAGAGCAGGTGTCCATGAAAGATCGCCTGGATAAAGTTGAGGAGAAGGGAGGTGGGAAGACCGAGGACAAATTGTCCAATGAGGGTGGGCGGGCGGAGCTGTATTCTCATGAAGAGAAAAACGAGGTTTCCGTAGAAGATGATGAGGAGCTGAAGCAGGATACTGAGGTCAAGGAGGATGATCTTGATGACGAGTACAATGATGCCACTGATATGCAGGACACGCATAATGAAATCGATAATGCTGATAGGATACGGGAACTAGGTGAGGGTGATGGAGGCGAAGTCAAGAAAGATGCATCATTGGGTATGCGTGAGAAAGATTCTGGCAAGACACAGGGTGGTGCTGGTGGCAGCTTAAACTCAAAGAAGGGTCAGGCTCGTGTGGGTGGTGAGACAATGAGACATTCCAGCTCAGAGAAGAAGTCAGGCtcaaaaagaaaaccaaaacaccACAAATTTTCTA GTTCATCGTGTGAGATCAAATTCTTGAACTCTACGGCTCAAATCGTAGAGCCTTTACATGGAAAGAAAATTGCAAGTTTCTCTTTGCAGTATACACATATTGAAAACAGGCCAAATGGATTAGAGAACTGGGAGCCGAGGTTTGCTGGTCATCAGACTTTAGAAGAAAGGGAAATGTCGTTTATTGCCCAAGACCAAACAATAAACTGTGGATTTGTTAGAGGCCCCACTGGTTCCCCAAGTACTGGATTTGATATTACAGAAGATGATGTTAAATTTATGAGCAGTTGCCATGTAGCTGTATCTTCTTGCATCTTTGGAAACTCAGATCGTCTGAGAACACCTTTTAGCAAAACG ATCACACCTTTGTCAAGGAAAAATGTTTGCTTTGTTATGTTCATGGATGAAATCACGCTTAAGACTTTGTTGTCAGAAGGACAAAAGATGGAAAATGGGGTCATTGGTCTGTGGAAGATAGTGGTGGTAAAAAATTTACCATATACAGACATGCGGAGAGTTGGGAAGATTCCCAAGTTGTTGACACATAGGCTCTTCCCTTCTGCCAG GTACTCAATTTGGCTTGACAGCAAGTTGCGACTTCAGAGTGATCCTTACCTCATCTTAGAATATTTTCTTTGGCGACGAGGTTATGAGTATGCTATTTCTAATCACTATGATCGGCACTGTGTTTGGGAAGAGGTGCTGCAGAACAAAAAACTGAACAAGTATAACCACACCGTCATTGATCAACAATTTGAATTTTACCAGTCTGATGGATTGAAGAGATTTGACCCTTCAGATCCCAACAAGTTGCTTCCTAGCT ATGTCCCAGAAGGCTCTTTTATCGTAAGAGCGCATACTCCGATGTCCAACTTGTTTTCCTGTATATGGTTCAATGAAGTTGACAGATTTACTCCCCGAGATCAGCTGAGTTTTGCATACACATATCTGAAACTTAGAAGGACCAATCCTGCAAAACCTTTTCACTTAAATATGTTCAAG GATTGTGAGAGGCGTTCTATGGCAAAGCTTTTTCATCACAGAGcggaagagaagaggaaaaatCCGACATAA
- the LOC135676847 gene encoding U-box domain-containing protein 26-like isoform X1: MSIPYLFRCPISLDLFTDPVTLSTGQTYDRPSIEKWLADGNLTCPVTMQRLTDTTLIPNHTLRHLIHRWLLADPGVNCRHRPVQSAGHIDAGFSLLALKQKLQSSNTSRADKLDCLEKVRVLSVESDIGRACLIELGFFPLLLQLLFQYSVVVDSAVAEATLDCVLSLLASAQLDSLDMLKEHARLTSLELLLDQGNTKTKTSLCHLLKVIAASSATRELCLVVGESRRVLQALVSLLHDKSSIRASEAAVRAISGMCSLEPNRSHAIRGGVVDGLVSHLSSPNPRTAAPALATLELLLTLEAGKKALVEHSDAIKVLVKMVFRMSTADHEGSEHALGSLLAVCCESEKARSEAMDAGVMTQLLLLLQSQCSSMAKAKARDLLKLMRSLWTEETRRL, encoded by the coding sequence ATGAGCATTCCTTACTTGTTCAGATGCCCGATAAGCCTCGATCTCTTCACTGATCCAGTCACTCTGAGCACAGGTCAAACCTATGACCGGCCGAGCATCGAGAAATGGCTTGCCGATGGCAATTTGACGTGCCCGGTAACAATGCAGAGGCTCACCGACACGACGTTAATCCCCAACCACACCCTTCGCCACCTTATCCACCGGTGGCTCCTCGCCGACCCGGGCGTGAATTGCCGGCACAGGCCCGTGCAGTCTGCCGGCCACATCGACGCTGGCTTCTCGCTCCTCGCACTCAAACAGAAACTTCAGTCGTCGAACACCTCCCGCGCCGACAAGCTTGACTGCCTCGAGAAGGTCAGAGTTCTGTCTGTGGAGTCTGACATAGGACGAGCGTGTTTGATCGAGTTAGGCTTCTTCccgctgctgctgcagctgctgttCCAATACTCGGTGGTGGTCGATTCGGCAGTCGCCGAGGCGACGCTCGACTGCGTCCTGAGCTTGTTAGCCTCCGCCCAACTGGATTCTCTCGACATGCTCAAGGAGCACGCCAGGCTGACCTCGTTGGAGCTCCTGTTAGACCAAGGCAACACGAAGACGAAGACGAGCTTATGCCATCTCTTGAAAGTCATAGCTGCTTCTTCAGCAACTCGAGAGCTGTGCCTCGTCGTAGGAGAGTCGCGGCGGGTCTTGCAAGCGCTCGTCTCTCTTCTACATGATAAGTCCAGCATCCGAGCATCGGAGGCAGCAGTTCGAGCGATCTCAGGTATGTGCTCGTTAGAACCCAATCGAAGCCATGCGATCAGAGGAGGTGTGGTGGACGGCCTCGTCTCGCACCTGTCGAGTCCGAACCCAAGAACTGCTGCGCCTGCGCTGGCGACGCTGGAGCTGCTGCTGACACTGGAGGCCGGCAAGAAGGCTCTCGTCGAACATTCCGACGCGATCAAGGTCCTGGTGAAGATGGTGTTCAGGATGTCGACGGCCGATCACGAGGGGAGCGAGCACGCTCTGGGTTCGCTGCTCGCGGTGTGCTGCGAGTCGGAGAAGGCGCGGTCGGAGGCGATGGACGCCGGGGTGATgacgcagctgctgctgctgctccagaGCCAGTGCAGCTCCATGGCCAAGGCCAAAGCCAGGGACTTGCTCAAATTAATGAGGTCTCTGTGGACTgaagaaaccaggaggttgtaa
- the LOC135677815 gene encoding uncharacterized protein LOC135677815, with product MPPSEGRGRNLCIWFISCLFFLVLLAGGAFLVLYITLPETKDTAWFPIAGMTLVTVPWMFWFTTCIYRFVATGKEGGVRPVPTRAATMSPSGGGAAATGAAATATVDSPVNSPGDARRVRFGNATVMGTQNDADGDGGPAGASGLPPGEEAEEDSDATLASSDGSSLNSHESEVPLAFSMS from the coding sequence ATGCCGCCCAGCGAGGGAAGGGGCCGTAACTTGTGCATCTGGTTTATCTCCTGCCTCTTCTTTCTCGTCCTCCTCGCTGGCGGAGCTTTCCTCGTGCTCTACATCACCTTGCCCGAAACCAAAGACACGGCCTGGTTCCCGATCGCCGGGATGACCCTGGTGACCGTTCCGTGGATGTTCTGGTTCACGACGTGCATCTACCGGTTCGTCGCGACGGGGAAGGAAGGAGGAGTGAGACCGGTGCCGACCAGAGCTGCTACGATGTCCCCATCTGGCGGCGGTGCGGCCGCCACCGGTGCAGCAGCCACCGCCACAGTCGACTCACCTGTTAATTCCCCGGGCGACGCGAGGAGGGTGAGGTTCGGCAACGCCACCGTCATGGGCACACAGAACGACGCCGACGGGGATGGAGGGCCGGCAGGCGCTAGTGGGCTGCCGCCGGGAGAAGAGGCCGAGGAGGATTCGGATGCCACACTCGCGTCGAGCGATGGTTCGTCTCTCAACTCGCACGAGAGCGAAGTGCCTCTGGCTTTCTCCATGTCTTGA
- the LOC135677522 gene encoding uncharacterized protein LOC135677522, whose protein sequence is MEGQASSVPMRGEVETTRPFRSVKDAVAVLDERFLSGHARSPKAKTRPIRSHPAPKAVFSASTSPPSYTSSAALSVFSSLRNVEAELEKMKRELMLLKERESDTARTIATLNFQFRKSMCKAAEIDAAATAAESSVSMELPNKTRSEPCRDDRPRNVEKENDYGGRRKIKLHKRKPVIPLIGDLLSRKTESTDLSISLYPRSTIYCFS, encoded by the coding sequence ATGGAAGGCCAAGCATCCTCTGTTCCTATGCGAGGAGAGGTGGAGACGACTCGCCCCTTCCGGTCGGTGAAGGATGCTGTCGCAGTTCTCGACGAGCGCTTTCTTTCCGGCCATGCTCGATCTCCGAAGGCCAAGACACGACCAATAAGATCACATCCAGCGCCAAAGGCAGTCTTCTCGGCCTCCACTTCGCCACCTTCCTACACCTCTTCTGCAGCGCTCTCAGTGTTCAGCTCTCTGAGAAACGTGGAGGCAGAACTAGAGAAAATGAAGCGAGAACTGATGCTCCTGAAGGAGAGAGAATCCGACACGGCAAGAACAATTGCCACTCTCAATTTCCAGTTCCGTAAAAGCATGTGTAAAGCGGCAGAGATCGACGCAGCCGCCACCGCAGCAGAGAGCAGTGTGTCAATGGAACTGCCTAATAAAACTCGGAGCGAGCCATGCCGAGATGACCGACCAAGAAACGTCGAGAAGGAAAATGACTACGGTGGGAGGAGAAAGATCAAACTGCACAAGAGGAAGCCTGTCATTCCACTGATCGGAGATCTTCTCTCCAGGAAAACAGAATCCACTGATCTCAGCATCTCTCTCTACCCTCGTTCCACAATCTACTGCTTCAGCTAG